Proteins from a single region of Phycisphaeraceae bacterium D3-23:
- a CDS encoding glycogen debranching enzyme N-terminal domain-containing protein: protein MLIKTTQGLTFAGDTDRFLQREWILTNAAGGFAMGTALNANTRRYHALLVAAAKPPVDRVVVLHHLVEQLTLHHGDASTTTLEFGPILFTDDQGKRVLAPDDTDMLRRFDADLAAVWSYEHAGLAFTRRLVVHDAEPACTVHYDLTGLNSVCESATLTLRPFITLRGFHDLTHQHDAAESYQCDASGDTLRVQHADRSASYRMPGGETSADPQWWTGVQYPIEARRGQGVGEDLYAPAVFKLRLPSQDDAAASFTATLGTSPAQPVAAPSVRMARVSKIGQTLSNAITPGMQGNKLDSLGREIIALAGAADDFIVKRSVGNKNLSTVIAGYPWFADWGRDTFIALPGLLLCTGRHGEARDTLEAFANAIRDGLVPNRFDDDDPTIAHYNTVDASLWFVHSALEYLETTGDSDAWNRWLAQACVDVVEGYRRGTRADAHDGRAHLDIAMQDDGLIAAGNENSQLTWMDAAAPGPDGKVHVFTPRPGKCIEINALWYSALVRLSGLLPKGLREERKRYADLAPRVLASFSAVFWNKAAAKRGYLIDHVVPDSRGRWTDDAALRPNMMIACALNHSPVDPAHREASIAAVKAKLLTPVGLRTLPQDDPDYHPRYEGDAFTRDGAYHRGIVWPWLIGPYAQAVLQAGGFGDDAKREARAAIAPLLERLTTTQHPGMLGQLHEIHEPEPPFAPRGCPAQAWSVAEVLRVWCLLNQDV from the coding sequence ATGCTCATCAAGACCACCCAGGGACTCACGTTCGCCGGCGACACCGACCGCTTCCTCCAGCGCGAGTGGATACTCACCAACGCCGCCGGCGGCTTCGCGATGGGCACCGCGCTGAACGCGAATACCCGCCGATACCACGCCCTGCTCGTCGCCGCCGCGAAGCCCCCCGTCGACCGCGTCGTCGTCCTCCACCACCTGGTCGAACAACTCACCCTCCACCACGGCGACGCCAGCACCACCACCCTCGAGTTCGGCCCAATCCTCTTTACCGACGACCAGGGCAAGCGCGTCCTCGCGCCCGACGATACCGACATGCTCCGGCGGTTCGACGCCGACCTCGCCGCGGTCTGGTCCTACGAACACGCCGGCCTCGCCTTCACACGCCGGCTTGTCGTACACGACGCCGAGCCCGCGTGCACCGTCCACTACGACCTCACGGGTCTCAACAGCGTCTGCGAAAGCGCGACACTGACGCTGCGCCCGTTCATCACGCTGCGCGGGTTCCACGACCTGACGCACCAGCACGACGCGGCCGAGTCGTATCAATGCGACGCCTCGGGCGACACACTGCGTGTCCAGCACGCCGACCGATCCGCGAGCTACCGCATGCCCGGCGGGGAAACGTCGGCCGACCCGCAGTGGTGGACCGGCGTGCAGTACCCCATCGAGGCGCGACGGGGCCAGGGCGTCGGCGAAGACCTCTACGCCCCGGCCGTATTCAAGCTGAGACTCCCCTCGCAAGACGACGCCGCCGCATCATTCACCGCGACGCTCGGCACGTCGCCGGCACAGCCCGTGGCCGCGCCGAGCGTACGCATGGCACGTGTCTCGAAGATCGGCCAAACGCTGAGCAATGCCATCACGCCGGGCATGCAGGGAAACAAACTGGATTCGCTTGGCCGCGAGATCATCGCGCTCGCCGGCGCGGCCGACGACTTCATCGTCAAACGCAGCGTCGGCAACAAGAACCTCTCGACCGTCATCGCCGGCTACCCCTGGTTCGCCGACTGGGGGCGCGATACCTTCATCGCGCTGCCCGGTTTGCTCCTCTGCACCGGCCGGCACGGCGAGGCACGCGACACCCTCGAAGCGTTCGCCAACGCCATCCGTGATGGGCTCGTGCCCAACCGTTTCGATGACGACGACCCGACCATCGCGCACTACAACACCGTCGACGCGTCGCTCTGGTTCGTCCACAGCGCGCTCGAGTACCTGGAAACAACCGGCGACTCGGACGCATGGAATCGGTGGCTCGCGCAGGCCTGCGTCGACGTCGTCGAGGGCTACCGCCGGGGCACCCGCGCCGATGCGCACGACGGCCGGGCACACCTCGACATTGCGATGCAAGACGATGGGCTCATCGCCGCAGGCAACGAAAACAGCCAGCTCACCTGGATGGACGCCGCCGCCCCGGGGCCCGATGGCAAGGTCCATGTGTTTACGCCGCGCCCGGGCAAGTGCATCGAGATCAACGCGCTGTGGTACAGCGCGTTGGTCCGGCTAAGTGGCCTCCTGCCGAAGGGCCTCAGGGAAGAACGCAAGCGCTACGCCGACCTCGCGCCGCGTGTTTTGGCCTCGTTTTCAGCCGTTTTCTGGAACAAGGCCGCCGCGAAGCGGGGCTACCTGATCGACCATGTGGTGCCCGATAGCAGAGGCAGGTGGACCGATGATGCGGCGCTGCGGCCGAACATGATGATCGCCTGCGCCTTGAATCACAGCCCGGTCGATCCCGCGCATCGTGAGGCATCGATCGCGGCCGTCAAGGCGAAACTGCTCACCCCCGTGGGCCTGCGCACGCTGCCGCAGGACGACCCCGACTATCACCCGCGCTACGAAGGCGACGCCTTTACGCGCGACGGCGCGTACCACCGCGGCATCGTCTGGCCCTGGCTGATCGGCCCCTACGCCCAGGCCGTGCTCCAAGCCGGCGGCTTTGGGGATGACGCCAAGCGCGAGGCCCGCGCCGCGATCGCGCCGCTGCTCGAGCGACTCACCACCACCCAACACCCGGGGATGCTCGGCCAACTCCACGAGATCCACGAGCCCGAACCCCCCTTCGCCCCACGCGGCTGCCCGGCACAGGCATGGTCCGTCGCCGAGGTGCTGCGCGTGTGGTGCCTGTTGAATCAGGATGTTTAG
- a CDS encoding rhomboid family intramembrane serine protease, whose protein sequence is MLIPIRSDRPLRSTPYVNYALIVVNVVLFVLTLGPMEQAHSYFEQQYYLHYAQILMEREGVTPLTVDEHLLEDAAIFQDTEVAREAQARAEAETSEKFVAYRLMLHKHGTIAWQFLSYQFMHGGILHLAGNMIFLWVFGNNVEDRLGKVGYLFFYLSAGVFAGLGHWLTSDAPVLGASGSVAGVTGVFLALFPRTRIGFIYFFMLIGFFEVPAMIVVVFFFAKDLFLHSVGSQGVAYTAHLAGTVAGFGLGMGLLLTRMLPREPYDLLTLLEHRRRREKFRKITRTGYQPWEGRHGGKAKGLPEADPVVAAARREIARLAAEHDLPAAATQYAALLKPHPTQVLSERLQTDIANQLATAGDFSSAAHAYELLIQTYPHHPQRADLQLMLGLIYARYLDRPEQARLHLEQAEARLIGESKTHAQDVLRSLS, encoded by the coding sequence ATGTTGATCCCGATCCGCAGTGACCGGCCTTTACGTTCGACGCCGTATGTGAACTACGCGCTGATCGTGGTGAACGTGGTGCTGTTCGTGCTGACGCTTGGGCCGATGGAGCAGGCGCATTCTTACTTCGAGCAGCAGTACTACCTCCACTATGCCCAGATTTTGATGGAGCGCGAGGGTGTGACGCCGCTCACGGTCGACGAGCACCTCTTAGAAGACGCGGCGATTTTCCAGGATACGGAGGTCGCGCGGGAGGCGCAGGCCCGTGCCGAGGCCGAGACCAGCGAGAAGTTCGTCGCGTACCGCCTGATGCTGCACAAGCACGGCACGATCGCCTGGCAGTTCCTCAGCTACCAGTTCATGCACGGCGGGATCCTCCATCTCGCGGGCAACATGATCTTCCTCTGGGTCTTTGGCAACAACGTCGAGGACCGGCTGGGCAAGGTCGGGTACCTGTTCTTCTACCTGAGCGCCGGCGTGTTCGCGGGGCTGGGCCACTGGCTGACGAGCGATGCGCCGGTGCTGGGCGCGTCGGGCTCGGTGGCCGGGGTGACGGGGGTGTTCTTGGCGCTTTTCCCACGTACGCGCATCGGGTTTATCTACTTCTTCATGCTCATCGGATTTTTCGAGGTGCCCGCGATGATCGTCGTGGTCTTCTTCTTCGCCAAGGATCTTTTCCTGCACTCGGTGGGGTCGCAGGGAGTCGCGTACACCGCGCACCTCGCGGGGACAGTCGCGGGGTTTGGGCTGGGGATGGGGCTCCTGCTGACGCGGATGCTGCCGCGCGAGCCCTATGACTTGCTGACGCTGCTCGAGCACCGGCGTCGGCGCGAGAAGTTTCGGAAGATCACGCGGACGGGCTACCAGCCCTGGGAAGGCCGACACGGCGGTAAGGCGAAAGGGCTGCCAGAGGCGGACCCCGTGGTGGCGGCAGCGCGGCGTGAGATCGCGCGTCTGGCGGCGGAGCACGACCTGCCCGCCGCGGCGACGCAGTATGCGGCGCTGCTCAAGCCGCACCCGACACAGGTGCTGAGCGAGCGCCTGCAGACCGATATCGCCAACCAGCTCGCCACCGCAGGCGATTTTTCCTCTGCGGCGCACGCCTACGAATTGCTCATCCAGACCTATCCGCATCACCCGCAGCGCGCGGATCTGCAGCTCATGCTCGGGCTGATCTACGCGCGCTACCTCGACCGCCCGGAGCAGGCCCGCCTCCACCTCGAGCAGGCCGAGGCCCGTCTTATCGGCGAATCCAAAACACACGCGCAAGACGTGCTCCGCTCGCTGAGCTGA
- a CDS encoding diguanylate cyclase, whose amino-acid sequence MKPLPENLRHLLHHGTAPPQLMVVDADTPNRVAVAAVLQAHFDGATIRQAFCIDEVLREDLDAVDLMVCAMELPDATGFDVIEEVLLLRPDMPIVVLVDEDGRDNAALAVHQGAYDFVVQADGYERLMPVVVEKNLAVSRVKRDNGRLQVQLTSTLAQLKVRNQQLQGLVLELEKIAATDALTGIANRRALSESLERRHAQSVRDGNDMAVLMIDMDGFKSLNDTVGHAAGDRILRLCARVLKANSRASDVPGRIGGDEFVVVLPDTEMEEARAVAERIREDFAAAGVELCETLGYDGRVTMSIGMATRSLDPGSTADQLLGLADKALYSAKQLGKHRLVVHDPDTVQDNDDAGI is encoded by the coding sequence ATGAAACCACTGCCAGAGAATCTTCGGCACCTGTTGCACCACGGCACCGCGCCGCCGCAGCTGATGGTGGTCGATGCCGATACGCCCAACCGTGTCGCGGTCGCCGCGGTCCTCCAAGCCCACTTCGACGGTGCCACGATCCGGCAGGCCTTCTGCATCGACGAAGTGCTGCGCGAAGACCTCGACGCGGTGGACCTGATGGTCTGCGCGATGGAGCTGCCCGACGCGACCGGGTTTGATGTGATCGAAGAGGTCCTGCTGCTTCGACCCGACATGCCGATCGTGGTGCTCGTCGATGAAGACGGCCGCGACAACGCCGCGCTCGCCGTGCACCAAGGCGCGTACGACTTTGTCGTCCAGGCCGACGGCTACGAACGCCTCATGCCCGTCGTCGTCGAGAAGAACCTCGCGGTCAGCCGGGTCAAGCGCGACAACGGCAGACTCCAGGTCCAGCTTACCTCGACACTCGCGCAGCTCAAGGTACGAAACCAACAACTCCAAGGCCTCGTCCTGGAGCTCGAAAAAATCGCGGCGACCGACGCCCTCACGGGCATCGCCAACCGGCGCGCGCTCAGCGAATCGCTCGAACGCCGACACGCTCAGTCCGTCCGCGACGGCAACGATATGGCCGTCCTGATGATCGATATGGACGGCTTCAAGTCGCTCAACGACACGGTCGGCCACGCCGCGGGCGACCGGATCCTCCGCCTCTGTGCACGGGTGCTCAAGGCCAACTCACGTGCCTCGGACGTGCCGGGCCGGATCGGCGGCGACGAGTTTGTGGTCGTGCTCCCCGATACCGAGATGGAAGAGGCACGCGCCGTCGCCGAACGCATCCGCGAAGACTTTGCCGCCGCCGGCGTCGAGCTGTGCGAGACGCTCGGCTACGACGGACGCGTCACGATGAGCATCGGCATGGCGACGCGCTCGCTCGACCCCGGCTCGACCGCCGACCAACTGCTCGGCCTCGCCGACAAGGCCCTGTACTCCGCCAAGCAACTCGGCAAGCACCGCCTGGTCGTCCACGACCCCGACACCGTACAAGACAACGACGACGCGGGCATCTAA
- a CDS encoding L-threonylcarbamoyladenylate synthase, whose translation MGFETQILPGDEAGSVARAAAALASGECVGMPTETVYGLACNALDARAVAGVFEAKGRPSFDPLIVHVRDLAHGQSLAAFDATALTLAERFWPGPLTLVLPRKRVDGDEQGGGAASFIVPDLVTAGLDRVGLRVPDHAVAQALLAASGLALAAPSANRFGSISPTTAQHVADELSGRVRYVLDGGPCRAGVESTVVSVEPAGEGGAARVVVLRLGATGVEAIEAALPGVRVWVRASSSDPRKQASVASQAAEGGASPLPSPGMTDRHYAPRTPLRWVDTIAQAEAVARAGRWGLIALGDVSASCEVFAETRSLARSGDLPEAAACLFAVMRELDASGLDGIVAVLLPEAGLGRAINDRLRRAGLAG comes from the coding sequence ATGGGGTTTGAGACACAGATTTTGCCGGGGGATGAGGCGGGGTCGGTGGCGCGGGCGGCGGCGGCGCTCGCGTCGGGTGAGTGTGTGGGGATGCCGACGGAGACGGTGTACGGGCTGGCGTGCAATGCGCTCGATGCGCGGGCGGTGGCGGGCGTGTTTGAGGCGAAGGGGCGGCCGAGTTTTGACCCGTTGATCGTACACGTGCGGGATCTCGCGCATGGGCAGTCGCTGGCTGCGTTTGATGCGACGGCGCTGACGCTGGCAGAGCGGTTTTGGCCCGGGCCATTGACGCTGGTGCTGCCGCGGAAGCGCGTTGATGGTGATGAGCAGGGCGGGGGGGCGGCGTCGTTTATCGTGCCGGACCTGGTGACGGCGGGTCTGGACCGGGTGGGCCTGCGGGTGCCGGACCACGCGGTGGCGCAGGCGCTCTTGGCGGCGAGTGGGTTGGCGCTGGCGGCGCCGAGCGCGAATCGGTTTGGGTCGATCAGCCCGACGACGGCGCAGCATGTGGCCGACGAATTGTCGGGGCGTGTGCGGTATGTGCTTGACGGCGGGCCCTGCCGGGCGGGCGTGGAGTCGACGGTGGTGTCGGTTGAGCCAGCGGGGGAAGGGGGTGCAGCGCGGGTGGTGGTGCTTCGTCTGGGGGCGACGGGTGTCGAGGCGATCGAGGCGGCGCTGCCGGGGGTGAGGGTTTGGGTGCGTGCCTCCTCAAGCGACCCGCGGAAGCAGGCGTCGGTAGCGAGCCAAGCTGCGGAGGGCGGGGCCAGTCCGCTGCCTTCGCCGGGCATGACGGACCGTCACTACGCGCCGCGGACGCCGCTGCGCTGGGTGGACACGATAGCGCAGGCCGAGGCGGTGGCGCGGGCTGGGCGATGGGGCCTGATCGCGCTGGGCGATGTGTCGGCATCCTGCGAAGTGTTTGCGGAGACGCGGTCGCTGGCGCGGTCGGGCGATCTGCCCGAGGCGGCGGCGTGTTTGTTCGCGGTCATGCGCGAGCTTGATGCGTCGGGGCTCGATGGGATCGTTGCGGTGTTGTTGCCGGAGGCGGGGCTGGGTCGCGCGATCAATGACCGATTGCGCCGCGCGGGTTTGGCGGGGTAG
- a CDS encoding HAMP domain-containing sensor histidine kinase — MTTPTQHGHDASDSGETLAGAEALFVQVDRLERELAELGERLARSERLAALGSLAAVVAHELNNVLTPVTSYAQLALAAPDELTLTRKALESAVEGVARAERITASVLGMTREDTPASLSSAGDSIGAEASGGAMTCGLRDTVASALSCLTASASEDGIEVCADVADVPVAMPGAELYRVLVNVLLNAKRAVMAQAGRRMISVSSDIVARGENRTDGDAAASLVEIVVMDNGPGVPLAVRDRLFEPFATCPVNAGTQGDGTAEGGVLRGDGAALPDGSGLGLSICRELVERAGGEIVADPPQSSAEGGAVFRVRLPVAG, encoded by the coding sequence TTGACGACTCCGACACAGCACGGACATGACGCATCAGACTCCGGCGAAACGCTCGCCGGGGCGGAGGCGCTGTTCGTGCAGGTTGACCGGCTTGAACGCGAGTTGGCTGAGCTCGGGGAGCGGCTGGCACGGTCGGAACGCCTGGCGGCCCTGGGGTCGTTGGCGGCGGTGGTCGCGCACGAGCTCAACAACGTGCTGACACCGGTAACGAGCTACGCGCAGCTTGCCCTCGCTGCACCTGACGAATTGACGCTGACACGCAAGGCGCTCGAGTCCGCGGTCGAGGGTGTCGCAAGGGCGGAGCGGATCACGGCATCGGTACTGGGGATGACCCGGGAGGACACGCCGGCGTCACTGTCTTCGGCCGGGGATTCAATCGGTGCGGAGGCCAGCGGCGGGGCGATGACGTGCGGGCTTAGGGATACTGTCGCGTCTGCGCTATCGTGCCTAACGGCGTCTGCAAGCGAGGACGGGATCGAGGTTTGCGCCGACGTCGCGGATGTGCCTGTTGCGATGCCAGGCGCGGAGCTGTATCGCGTGTTGGTGAATGTGCTGCTGAATGCGAAGCGCGCGGTCATGGCGCAGGCGGGGCGGCGTATGATTTCCGTCTCGTCAGACATTGTTGCTCGGGGCGAAAATCGTACCGACGGCGATGCCGCAGCATCGCTGGTTGAGATCGTTGTCATGGACAATGGTCCGGGCGTGCCGTTGGCGGTGCGCGACCGGTTGTTTGAGCCGTTTGCGACGTGCCCGGTCAACGCGGGGACACAGGGCGATGGCACAGCCGAGGGAGGCGTTCTGCGCGGCGACGGTGCAGCATTGCCTGACGGCTCGGGGCTGGGGCTTTCGATTTGTCGGGAGCTGGTTGAGCGGGCGGGCGGGGAGATTGTTGCTGATCCACCACAGTCTTCGGCGGAGGGTGGGGCGGTGTTTCGGGTGCGGCTGCCGGTGGCGGGGTAG